The sequence ttgtatatttaaaggAAGAAATAGCAATCTccattttttattctatatttcaAAGATTGTTATTATAGAAAAACAATTATGCATAAATTTTAACGTCACCTATGACTAAAAAAGGGGTTTAAAGCGTCATGTATGTATCTTTTTGGATGAAAATAAATGTGGTGATGAAAATAAATGTGGTGATGTAGGGGTGTttaatccggatatcggtttgGTTTTTTCGGTTTTTCGTTTTTCCGGTTAGTAAACTacaactaccattctaaatccatatttactttggttctgttcggtttatataccgccggtttttggtttattcagttttataccaaaaacataatcatttagtttgagatcatatatatgaattttagagtcagtcatttattaaataatattatgtgtttaaataaaagaaagaaaaaatgtttcttccatctaataaaataatcaaatctagaaGTAAAATCaagttcaaaattttgaaattaaaaataaaaaataaaacagaaacaCAAAGCACGAAAGAAATGTTTTTAtattcttccatatttagtgtttcACCAAAGTCATGTTTCTTAGATTCAACATGAAACTCTGTTCGTTTatagataagaaaaaagttgtGAACAAATTCCACTAATTGTTGTCTATCAAATTTTTAATCTTTATTTCAATTTAGTTAATGCTaaaataaaacgaaaaaaaaatcaaaaaagaaaactaagaaaataagaaaCCTCGGTTGCGATGAATTGTTACTTAactatagttcaagtgttttataAATTAGGGCTTCTTTATTACTGTAAAAAtatatggtaatagttattagcaaaaaaattaatttatataacaaatagattttcatccacagctataaaatatatacatatttacatgtttgtACTTTTGATCGGTTTTGTTCCGTTTTATTCGGTTTATTCAGTTATAAATCAAACCATATTCAAATCCTatggtttttataaaatcacaTCCATTCGGTTtgtatggtatataccaaaaccataTTGACtattttgatttggtttggtaCGGTTTGAttatattgaacagccctaggtGATACCCTAAATCATTTTTCAAATAATGTTAAGAGAGAGATTGATTTGGATTGGAGATGGAGGTAAAGACGTTACCAATCATGAACGATGTGTATCTGAAATTAGCAGCCTCTTGAAATATAAAATCTAGATTTAAACATTGATAAAGGACAAACtaacaaatcaaacaaaaaacaattacACCACAACAATCTAAAAAAAAGACACAAAGAAGTTGGCAATAGGACCCACAAAACACACTGTCAGAAATCTTCAGAGttcagagaaagaagaagaagcaggaTCAAACAGTAAACCCAGGAATAATATCTCTCTTACCAAATCAGAACCAAACCTATCTCTTCTTATTCTTGTCTTTTCCATTTCCAGAGAATATAGAACCTAAACCAAACAAGTTCCCGGACGGAACCATATTTATAACCGGACTCACTCTAGTTCCACTTCCATGGCTTCCGTAACTGTAGCCTCCATAATTCTTCTTCAATGGCGGTTTCTGAAAGCTACTGTTACTCGATGAACACGAAGACGAAGATGATAACGATGACGATTGTTGTAGCTTTATATGCTCTGTTGTGTGTTTCCTCGAGCTCTGTTTCGGTTTACTGGAAGTCGAACCGGTCGAATTGCTCCGGTTTAGTAACGGTAACGGACATAAACTCCGTCCGTAACTACTCCCGCAGTTTAAGCTGCTGCTTCTCTTAAATCCCCAAAACGACTTCGTACTTGGTTTCTCCTCCGTTATGACGAcgtcatcttcctcttcttcaacaGGTTTTCTCGGTTTTCTAGTATCCGGTTTAGACGGTTCGGGTGGACCGGTATCGGATACTTTTTTACCCGGATTGCGTTTCTCGGGCGGTGGCGATTcgggtttcttcttcttgatttcGGTCGGTAAGATTTTACCGTTGCGGAAGAGTTCGTCGGCGGACCAAGAGCCTTGGTCGAAGCTTTCGCCGGAAGTTACGCCGCCGGGAATGCAGAAATCGAAATCGACGCTTGAATTGAGACTCGACGGTTTGGAGTTCGACGATGATCGTAACGGACGTTTCTCGACCGGTATTGCATCGGATTGGCAAAAGTCACGAGAGAAGGAGATTCTTGGACTCATGTTAGAGTTTTCCGATAGAAGATCCACCGCCATCATCGTGAGAGTTGTTGAATGCTTCtgcagaataaagagagagacgtGGAGAGAAGTTTTGAGAAGAAGGGAAGGCGGAACTATAGGAAGGAttagattttaatttatatttttataggtGA comes from Brassica rapa cultivar Chiifu-401-42 chromosome A02, CAAS_Brap_v3.01, whole genome shotgun sequence and encodes:
- the LOC103852363 gene encoding uncharacterized protein LOC103852363; the encoded protein is MMAVDLLSENSNMSPRISFSRDFCQSDAIPVEKRPLRSSSNSKPSSLNSSVDFDFCIPGGVTSGESFDQGSWSADELFRNGKILPTEIKKKKPESPPPEKRNPGKKVSDTGPPEPSKPDTRKPRKPVEEEEDDVVITEEKPSTKSFWGFKRSSSLNCGSSYGRSLCPLPLLNRSNSTGSTSSKPKQSSRKHTTEHIKLQQSSSLSSSSSCSSSNSSFQKPPLKKNYGGYSYGSHGSGTRVSPVINMVPSGNLFGLGSIFSGNGKDKNKKR